The following coding sequences are from one Aquificaceae bacterium window:
- a CDS encoding glycosyltransferase family 39 protein, with the protein MFLFFILLAFVSLLPNLHRYPFKNEESLRTQIAFEMWHSGNYLQPTFLGEPYFNKPPLFNWLIVLYSQIIPWSELTARAVSLSFLLLTTLLVGIFSHYLFRNLSLATLSSLVFLTFGNVLFFYGFLGEIDITFTFFVFLGICLLYIWWSAGSKVVGFLAGVVFGLAFLLKGLPA; encoded by the coding sequence ATGTTTTTATTTTTTATCCTTTTAGCCTTTGTTAGCCTCCTGCCAAACCTTCATAGGTATCCCTTCAAGAACGAAGAATCCCTACGCACTCAAATAGCCTTTGAGATGTGGCATTCTGGAAACTACCTTCAGCCTACCTTTCTTGGCGAGCCATACTTTAACAAGCCTCCCCTCTTTAACTGGCTCATAGTTTTGTATTCTCAAATTATACCTTGGAGCGAGCTGACCGCAAGGGCGGTAAGCCTTAGTTTTCTCTTGCTTACCACATTGCTCGTTGGCATATTCTCCCATTATCTTTTTAGAAACCTCTCCCTTGCCACCCTATCCTCTCTTGTTTTCCTAACCTTTGGTAATGTGCTTTTTTTCTACGGCTTTCTTGGAGAGATTGATATCACCTTCACCTTTTTTGTATTTCTTGGTATTTGCCTTCTTTACATATGGTGGAGTGCGGGTTCAAAGGTTGTTGGTTTTTTAGCGGGCGTGGTTTTTGGTCTTGCCTTTTTACTCAAAGGTTTGCCTGCTTA
- the gatA gene encoding Asp-tRNA(Asn)/Glu-tRNA(Gln) amidotransferase subunit GatA, with product MLWKRSVIELTSLINKGELKPEEVVQSFYERFLETEDKVKAYILPLYERALEEAKSLKPSKDKPLLGIPIAIKDNINVKGYPTTCASKILQGYISPYDATVIERLRRAGALVVGKTNMDEFAMGSSTEYSAFFPTRNPWDLERVPGGSSGGSAVAVAVGSAPLSLGSDTGGSIRQPASFCGVIGLKPTYGRVSRYGLVAFASSLDQIGPFGRRTEDVALLMEVISGHDPKDSTSSKRPVPKYTEELRKGVKGLRVGVVREFMQDGLEEGVRRAFENFLKEMEKEGMQVEEVSLPHVKYAIPCYYIIAPSEASSNLARYDGVRFGYRTREYKDLFEMYAKTRDEGFGPEVKRRILLGTFALSAGYYDAYYLKAMKVRRLIAQDFEKAFERVDLIATPTSPTTAFKFGEKTSDPISMYLSDIFTVSVNLAGLPGISIPIGMCDGLPVGGQLIGKAFDEGTLLRVSYWWEHVYKHYELEPKL from the coding sequence ATGTTGTGGAAAAGGTCGGTAATAGAGCTCACTTCCTTGATAAACAAGGGAGAGCTAAAACCAGAAGAGGTGGTCCAGAGCTTTTATGAAAGGTTTTTAGAAACAGAAGATAAGGTCAAGGCTTACATACTGCCACTTTATGAAAGAGCCCTTGAAGAGGCAAAAAGCCTCAAACCCTCTAAGGACAAGCCTCTACTTGGTATACCCATAGCCATAAAAGATAACATAAACGTAAAAGGCTATCCCACTACCTGTGCGTCAAAGATACTGCAAGGTTATATATCTCCCTATGACGCTACCGTTATAGAGAGGCTAAGGAGGGCAGGAGCTTTAGTGGTTGGAAAAACCAATATGGACGAGTTTGCCATGGGTTCTTCTACAGAGTATTCCGCCTTCTTCCCCACAAGGAATCCATGGGACTTGGAGAGAGTTCCCGGTGGCTCTTCTGGTGGCTCTGCGGTGGCGGTTGCAGTAGGCTCAGCACCCCTCTCTCTCGGTTCAGATACGGGAGGCTCTATTCGTCAACCAGCCAGCTTTTGTGGTGTTATTGGACTAAAGCCCACCTATGGAAGAGTTTCCAGGTATGGTCTTGTTGCCTTTGCCTCTTCCCTTGACCAGATAGGACCCTTTGGCAGACGCACAGAAGACGTTGCACTCCTTATGGAGGTCATATCTGGACATGACCCTAAAGATTCCACGAGCAGTAAAAGACCTGTTCCCAAGTATACGGAAGAGCTAAGAAAAGGCGTAAAGGGTCTAAGGGTGGGTGTAGTTAGAGAGTTTATGCAGGATGGGTTGGAGGAGGGTGTAAGAAGAGCTTTTGAAAACTTTCTCAAGGAGATGGAAAAGGAAGGCATGCAGGTAGAAGAGGTTTCTCTCCCTCACGTAAAGTATGCCATACCTTGCTACTATATCATAGCACCCTCTGAGGCTTCCTCTAACCTTGCGCGTTATGATGGTGTAAGGTTTGGATACAGGACGAGGGAATACAAGGACCTTTTTGAAATGTATGCAAAGACCAGAGATGAAGGCTTTGGACCAGAGGTAAAGAGGAGAATACTTCTTGGCACCTTTGCCCTTTCCGCAGGGTATTATGATGCCTACTACCTTAAGGCTATGAAAGTAAGAAGGCTTATAGCACAGGATTTTGAAAAGGCTTTTGAAAGGGTAGACCTCATTGCCACGCCCACAAGCCCCACAACCGCCTTCAAGTTCGGAGAAAAAACCTCAGACCCCATCTCTATGTATCTTTCAGACATTTTTACTGTAAGCGTAAACCTTGCAGGTCTTCCTGGCATCTCCATACCAATAGGCATGTGCGATGGTCTTCCTGTGGGTGGACAGCTTATAGGGAAAGCCTTTGACGAGGGAACGCTCCTTAGAGTTTCCTATTGGTGGGAGCACGTATATAAGCACTACGAGCTTGAGCCAAAACTTTAG